The Bacteroidota bacterium genome includes a region encoding these proteins:
- a CDS encoding T9SS type A sorting domain-containing protein, with the protein MKNYLIISLLYTSVLSAQIYDPGFNGNGFVTGPDFYSGSNQIETPSGLTYEISTDKILFINEFNPTGFNIHRLNNNGTHDMSFGEEGVGEFFIESSSAAMDIYTHGDGYMVAGQKYPDEEFFSPFLENITGTGTINTDYGTDGILIATAAQSILISATCKDNSDNYYLSGYDHDYDLGFGIAKFNADGLYDTDFGYRTYNLAQFTIAECMTSLADGRIVVAGNVTYLGSEVNAFITCLNSDGTLDESFGTDGSFYPTPLLENTGLSFQAIKQAPDGSIYAAGWISSTPDKLIVIKINDQGVIETEFGDQGYVYLEEGTFYTIFGLEVDASNQPIIGFVTHPDADATINTYLVKLLTNGSLDESFTSGATPGVFEISIPDALISEEIVGTKMMLQPDGKIVVLGHAEGISPNDDYFITRIVPNDVIINVEEEISEMDVTISPNPVTSKFTISANTVVQEMEIWNTDGKILLKSNNIQQNTQFDIKNYAPGMYIVKIKGIDGNITFSKLIKQ; encoded by the coding sequence ATGAAAAATTACTTGATCATATCACTACTGTACACTTCAGTATTGTCAGCACAAATTTATGACCCAGGATTTAACGGTAACGGATTTGTAACAGGTCCCGATTTCTATTCTGGTAGTAATCAAATTGAAACGCCATCGGGCCTTACTTATGAAATTAGTACAGATAAAATACTTTTTATTAATGAATTTAATCCTACGGGTTTTAATATTCATCGTTTGAATAATAACGGAACACATGATATGAGTTTTGGAGAGGAAGGAGTTGGCGAATTTTTTATAGAATCGTCATCCGCAGCAATGGATATTTACACACATGGAGATGGGTATATGGTTGCAGGACAAAAATATCCTGATGAAGAATTTTTCAGTCCCTTTTTAGAGAACATTACCGGAACCGGAACAATAAATACTGATTATGGTACTGATGGAATTTTAATAGCAACTGCGGCACAAAGTATTCTGATTAGCGCCACCTGTAAAGATAATAGTGATAATTATTACTTGTCAGGATATGATCATGATTATGACCTGGGTTTTGGAATTGCAAAATTTAATGCAGATGGCCTTTACGATACAGATTTTGGATATAGAACCTATAATTTAGCACAATTCACTATCGCCGAATGTATGACTTCGCTTGCTGACGGACGAATTGTGGTTGCAGGAAATGTAACTTATTTGGGTAGCGAAGTAAATGCCTTTATTACTTGTTTAAATTCGGATGGAACTCTGGATGAAAGTTTTGGAACTGATGGAAGTTTTTATCCTACACCGTTGTTAGAAAACACAGGGCTTTCTTTTCAAGCTATTAAACAAGCTCCCGACGGTTCTATTTATGCCGCAGGATGGATTTCGTCAACCCCCGATAAATTGATAGTAATAAAAATAAATGACCAGGGTGTTATTGAAACGGAATTTGGAGATCAAGGTTATGTTTATCTGGAAGAGGGAACCTTCTATACAATCTTTGGCTTAGAGGTTGATGCGTCCAATCAACCAATAATTGGATTTGTTACCCATCCTGATGCAGATGCAACAATAAATACCTATCTCGTTAAACTATTAACAAATGGAAGTTTGGATGAATCATTTACAAGCGGTGCAACTCCTGGTGTTTTCGAAATATCAATACCTGATGCACTAATAAGTGAAGAAATTGTAGGTACAAAAATGATGTTACAACCGGATGGGAAAATAGTGGTTCTCGGCCATGCTGAAGGAATTTCTCCCAACGACGATTATTTCATTACCCGAATTGTTCCAAATGATGTGATAATTAATGTGGAAGAAGAAATATCAGAAATGGACGTAACTATTTCCCCAAATCCGGTAACTTCTAAATTTACAATTTCCGCTAATACTGTTGTTCAAGAAATGGAAATTTGGAATACTGATGGTAAGATCCTTTTAAAATCAAATAATATCCAACAAAATACGCAATTTGATATTAAAAATTATGCGCCCGGGATGTACATTGTTAAAATCAAGGGAATTGATGGAAATATTACTTTTTCTAAATTAATTAAACAGTGA
- a CDS encoding DsbA family oxidoreductase: MKVEIWSDVMCPFCYIGKRKFELALEKFPQRDTVEITWKSFQLNPDMITDPDKNINQYLAEVKGWSVKQAEDANNYVTDIAKKVGLTYNMDKSIVANSFDAHRLSHLAKKYNKQDALEERLFLAYFTEGKNTADHDTLIAIGVEIGLEENEIKSMLESNEFSAQVNRDILEAQMVGARGVPFFVFDRKYAVSGAQDPAAFEQVLNTIWEEQTKLTPITLNENAGDVCGPDGCD; encoded by the coding sequence ATGAAAGTAGAAATTTGGAGTGATGTAATGTGTCCCTTTTGTTATATTGGTAAACGTAAATTTGAACTTGCGCTGGAAAAATTTCCTCAACGCGATACTGTAGAAATTACCTGGAAAAGTTTTCAGCTTAACCCCGATATGATAACAGATCCTGATAAAAACATCAACCAATATTTGGCAGAAGTTAAAGGTTGGAGCGTGAAACAAGCGGAAGATGCCAATAATTATGTAACGGATATTGCTAAAAAAGTAGGGTTGACCTATAATATGGATAAGTCTATTGTCGCAAATTCTTTTGATGCACATCGTTTATCTCATTTGGCGAAAAAATATAATAAACAGGATGCATTGGAAGAACGTTTATTTCTAGCCTATTTTACCGAAGGTAAAAATACAGCTGATCATGATACATTGATTGCGATAGGAGTAGAGATAGGATTGGAGGAAAATGAAATTAAATCCATGTTGGAAAGTAACGAATTTTCTGCCCAGGTGAACAGAGATATACTCGAAGCGCAAATGGTGGGCGCACGCGGAGTGCCATTTTTTGTTTTCGACAGAAAATATGCTGTTTCCGGTGCGCAGGATCCTGCAGCTTTTGAACAGGTTTTAAATACAATTTGGGAGGAACAAACAAAACTGACCCCCATTACATTAAATGAGAATGCAGGTGATGTTTGTGGTCCCGATGGTTGCGATTAA
- a CDS encoding CotH kinase family protein — protein MKKTLFTSFFLLFIITGLNAQVDFTDSNLPIVVINTFGQDIIDEEKITCEMGIINNGPGMRNYLTDPYNDYFGDIGIELRGSTSQQYPKKSYGVETRDSLGFKLNTSILGMPSENDWILYGAYPDKSLMRNEITFSIFSRMQPWSPRYVYCELMLNGSYRGVYTFIERIKRDDNRIAIATLDSDDIAGDSLTGGYIFKIDKLTGSSVTTWTSPYQDKLLYLYHDPEDIELTIEQSDYIKNYVTAFENAVYGPDFSDPEIGFRKYIDMSTFVDFFLMQELGRTVDGYRSSSFMYKDKDSNGGKLKCGPMWDFNLSYGNADYCDAFDTTGWQYNFATVCPDFPTEPPHWWPVLLEDIGYRRLVKCRWVALRSSILHTDSINAWIDSVAAYLDESQDRNFEKWDILGTYVNWNYFVGDTYAEEIEYLKGWFKARSEWLDNNLPNIVGDCGIKPYDFEEPAVGVDEMEISQILVFPNPFNTSATFELSTLSSENRVLLIYTVIGDLVKQINVPANVSSITVTAENLSTGVYLFRLVDNTDTLTTGAFEIN, from the coding sequence ATGAAAAAAACGCTATTCACTTCCTTTTTTTTGTTATTTATAATCACCGGCCTAAATGCCCAGGTGGACTTTACCGATTCTAATTTGCCTATCGTTGTGATAAATACCTTCGGGCAAGATATCATAGATGAAGAAAAGATCACTTGTGAAATGGGTATCATAAATAATGGTCCAGGTATGCGCAATTATCTCACCGATCCATACAATGATTATTTTGGAGATATAGGCATAGAATTACGCGGATCAACTTCTCAACAATATCCCAAAAAATCGTATGGTGTTGAAACCCGAGATTCGTTGGGATTTAAATTAAATACATCTATATTAGGAATGCCCAGTGAAAATGATTGGATATTATATGGTGCATATCCGGATAAATCGCTTATGCGCAATGAGATCACCTTTAGTATTTTTTCCAGAATGCAACCATGGTCGCCGCGATATGTTTATTGCGAATTGATGTTAAATGGTTCTTACAGAGGTGTATATACTTTTATAGAACGCATAAAAAGAGATGATAATAGGATCGCTATTGCCACTTTGGATTCTGATGACATTGCCGGTGATTCACTTACGGGAGGATATATTTTTAAAATAGATAAATTAACAGGAAGCAGTGTTACAACCTGGACTTCACCCTATCAGGATAAATTACTTTATTTATATCATGACCCGGAGGATATTGAATTAACTATTGAACAATCGGATTATATTAAAAATTATGTAACAGCATTTGAAAATGCAGTATATGGTCCCGATTTTTCTGACCCTGAGATTGGATTCAGAAAATATATTGATATGTCAACCTTTGTTGATTTTTTTCTCATGCAGGAATTAGGTCGAACTGTTGATGGATATCGTTCAAGCAGTTTTATGTATAAGGATAAGGACAGCAATGGGGGAAAATTAAAGTGCGGACCCATGTGGGATTTTAATCTTTCTTATGGAAATGCCGATTATTGTGACGCATTTGATACCACCGGATGGCAATATAATTTCGCAACGGTGTGTCCCGATTTCCCTACAGAACCTCCACATTGGTGGCCGGTACTGTTGGAAGATATTGGATACAGGCGACTTGTAAAATGCAGATGGGTTGCATTGCGGAGTTCTATACTACATACAGATTCCATAAATGCTTGGATAGATTCCGTAGCTGCATATCTTGACGAATCGCAAGACCGAAATTTTGAAAAGTGGGATATTTTGGGAACCTATGTCAACTGGAATTATTTTGTAGGTGATACTTATGCAGAAGAAATAGAATATTTAAAGGGTTGGTTCAAGGCGCGCTCTGAATGGTTGGATAACAACCTGCCAAATATAGTTGGCGATTGTGGTATTAAACCATATGATTTTGAGGAACCTGCGGTTGGTGTTGATGAAATGGAGATATCGCAAATACTTGTTTTTCCAAACCCCTTTAATACTTCCGCTACTTTCGAACTCAGCACCTTGTCCTCAGAGAACAGGGTTTTATTGATCTATACTGTTATTGGTGATCTTGTAAAACAGATCAATGTGCCTGCTAATGTAAGTTCTATAACCGTTACTGCTGAAAATTTGTCGACCGGTGTTTATCTTTTCCGTTTGGTTGATAATACAGATACTCTTACTACAGGGGCTTTTGAGATAAATTAG